Proteins encoded together in one Lepisosteus oculatus isolate fLepOcu1 chromosome 2, fLepOcu1.hap2, whole genome shotgun sequence window:
- the LOC107077372 gene encoding pancreatic secretory granule membrane major glycoprotein GP2, with translation MILISLPFVLSLLTMRVISSTQSYFQTEEEMNETVVCTNDHMEVIIPKDFFVSKVPPVYIWDLHLNDPECRGTETEDDYVFIIKTNLSDCGTIMASDDTHIMFINTIQNNETDIITRSYINITFVCRYPINYMVQHPNGENMISVDIRTITLNTEDGNFSVSMMLYKDKYFENKWTTVPFLNLEDNIYVKVFMLPAHLILRLERCWATPTSDPYSSIQYMFIWESCPEVTNEQTLVVLKNGQGPEAMFRIQMFKFVGNSYKDVFLHCNVQICHNTAGVCQPNCSGQEGVMRTRRDITPSHTVSYGPIKRLLSNTDEPGLSTGHLPPVESLVLGGLLLVVLLITGVFGKLWLQSRRAYPTMQAQLTLSNIHHHSEVAF, from the exons ATGATTCTCATAAGTTTGCCATTTGTTTTGTCCTTGCTGACTATGCGAGTGATTTCTTCAACTCAATCGTATTTTCAGACTGAGGAAG AAATGAATGAAACTGTCGTTTGCACTAATGACCACATGGAAGTGATCATTCCAAAGGATTTTTTTGTCAGCAAAGTTCCACCAGTCTAT ATCTGGGATTTGCACCTTAATGACCCTGAATGCCGTGGAACTGAAACAGAGGATGACTATGTCttcataattaaaacaaatctctCTGACTGTGGGACGATCATG GCTTCAGATGATACCCATATCATGTTTATAAACACCATACAAAATAATGAAACTGATATTATCACAAGAAGCTACATCAACATTACTTTTGTCTGCCGCTATCCCATCAACTATATGGTGCAGCATCCCAATGGTGAAAATATGATAAGTGTCGACATCAG GACAATTACACTCAATACTGAAGATGGCAACTTCTCTGTGTCCATGATGTTATATAAGGACAAATATTTTGAGAATAAATGGACAACAGTTCCCTTTCTTAATCTGGAAGACAACATATATGTTAAAGTCTTTATG CTACCTGCTCATCTGATACTGCGTCTAGAGAGGTGCTGGGCTACCCCGACAAGTGACCCATACAGCAGCATCCAGTATATGTTCATCTGGGAAAG TTGTCCAGAAGTAACTAATGAACAAACATTAGTAGTGCTGAAGAATGGCCAGGGTCCAGAGGCAATGTTTCGGATACAAATGTTCAAGTTTGTGGGCAACTCATACAAAGACGTATTTCTGCACTGTAATGTTCAAATCTGTCACAACACTGCAGGAGTCTGCCAGCCT AACTGTTCAGGACAGGAAGGTGTAATGCGGACAAGAAGAGATATCACACCATCTCACACTGTGTCGTACGGACCCATAAAACGGCTACTATCCAACACTGACGAACCAGGCCTAA GCACCGGACACTTGCCACCAGTGGAAAGCTTAGTGCTCGGAGGACTGCTTTTGGTTGTATTGCTGATCACAGGTGTGTTTGGCAAGCTGTGGCTACAATCGAGAAGAGCTTATCCCACAATGCAGGCTCAGCTCACCTTGTCCAACATTCACCACCACTCTGAGGTTGCCTTTTAA